A genomic window from Serratia liquefaciens includes:
- a CDS encoding response regulator — MKSVLVVDDHPVTRFAIKVLLEKEGLKVISETGDGFEALSLIEKHKPDLVIVDIDIHSISGIELVQRLRKRQFSGGILMLSGKDEPYYIKNCVSAGADGFISKANNLCDLHSAVVAISAGYGYFPLKQARQQILQPDEDNQKNAIASLSAKELQVLRYLAKGMRLVDIGLQMNISDKTVGTYKRRVMAKLDLNSMMETYEFCMKNNLD; from the coding sequence ATGAAGAGTGTTTTGGTTGTTGACGACCATCCTGTCACACGTTTTGCCATTAAAGTGTTGTTGGAAAAAGAAGGCCTCAAGGTAATTAGTGAAACGGGTGATGGTTTTGAGGCGCTATCATTAATTGAAAAACACAAGCCGGACCTGGTTATCGTTGATATCGACATTCACTCTATCAGCGGTATTGAGCTGGTTCAGCGTTTGCGCAAGCGCCAGTTTAGCGGGGGTATCCTGATGTTGTCGGGAAAAGATGAACCTTACTATATTAAAAATTGCGTAAGCGCCGGAGCCGATGGTTTTATCAGTAAGGCAAATAACCTATGCGATCTTCACAGCGCTGTGGTGGCAATTAGCGCTGGCTATGGCTATTTCCCTTTAAAACAGGCAAGACAACAAATTTTGCAGCCCGATGAAGATAACCAAAAAAATGCAATTGCTTCGCTTTCGGCAAAAGAGTTGCAGGTATTACGTTATTTGGCAAAAGGCATGCGATTGGTCGATATTGGTTTGCAGATGAATATAAGTGATAAGACGGTAGGGACCTATAAAAGAAGAGTTATGGCCAAGTTGGACCTTAATAGCATGATGGAAACCTATGAGTTTTGCATGAAAAATAATTTGGATTAA
- a CDS encoding Hpt domain-containing protein, giving the protein MDDFQLSLSAHVDINRLFQVAGNDISFIKTLLYKANEENIKEIALAQTLAKQGDRVGVAKTVHRLKGSAQTICAKEIAAACLAFENRRLEDMHPDKIYSGLKLIELMIFSLNDCLIHLR; this is encoded by the coding sequence ATGGATGACTTTCAGCTGTCATTATCTGCACATGTGGATATCAACCGACTTTTTCAGGTTGCTGGCAACGACATTTCTTTTATTAAAACGCTACTTTATAAAGCTAACGAAGAAAATATAAAGGAAATTGCCCTGGCCCAAACCTTGGCAAAGCAGGGCGATCGGGTTGGGGTTGCCAAAACGGTTCATCGATTAAAAGGCTCTGCGCAAACCATCTGTGCGAAAGAGATTGCGGCGGCCTGTTTGGCCTTCGAGAACCGAAGGTTGGAAGATATGCACCCTGATAAAATCTATAGCGGTTTGAAATTAATAGAATTAATGATATTTTCTTTGAATGACTGTTTAATCCATCTGCGTTAG
- the cbpA gene encoding curved DNA-binding protein, which translates to MEFKDYYTILGVKPSDDLKAIKTAYRRLARKYHPDVSTEKNAEAQFKEVAEAYEVLKDDERRAEYDQLRQHRNDPNFGRQTQHAHANANNAEDFSDIFSSMFGEHARGQRQRQSRAIRGQDIEMEVAVFLEETVAEQARTIRYSLPVYNAFGMVEQEIPKTLNVKIPAGVGDGERIRLKGQGGPGSDGGANGDLYLIIRIAPHPLFDVVGHDLEIVLPISPWEAALGAKVPVPTLKDSILLTIPAGSQTGQRLRVKGKGLVGKKETGDLYAVIKVMMPPKPDEKSAALWQQLAETQASFDPRKEWSKQNG; encoded by the coding sequence ATGGAATTCAAGGACTATTATACCATTTTAGGGGTCAAACCATCAGATGACCTCAAGGCGATAAAAACCGCCTACCGCCGGTTGGCGCGAAAGTATCATCCTGATGTCAGTACGGAAAAAAATGCCGAGGCGCAGTTTAAAGAAGTGGCCGAAGCCTACGAGGTGCTGAAAGACGACGAGCGCCGCGCTGAATATGATCAACTCCGCCAACATCGCAATGACCCTAACTTCGGCCGCCAAACCCAGCATGCTCACGCAAATGCAAATAATGCCGAAGATTTTTCCGATATCTTTTCCTCCATGTTCGGCGAACATGCGCGCGGCCAGCGTCAGCGCCAAAGCAGGGCCATACGCGGGCAAGATATTGAAATGGAAGTGGCCGTATTCCTGGAAGAAACGGTGGCCGAACAAGCTCGCACTATCCGCTATAGCCTGCCGGTCTATAACGCCTTTGGCATGGTGGAGCAGGAGATCCCCAAAACCCTTAATGTGAAGATCCCTGCCGGCGTAGGCGATGGCGAACGCATTCGCCTTAAGGGCCAGGGCGGACCGGGCAGTGACGGCGGCGCAAACGGCGATCTCTACCTTATCATCCGCATTGCTCCGCACCCATTATTCGACGTGGTAGGCCACGATCTGGAAATTGTGCTGCCGATTTCCCCCTGGGAAGCTGCACTCGGTGCCAAGGTGCCGGTTCCTACTCTGAAAGACAGCATTTTGTTGACCATCCCTGCCGGCAGCCAAACCGGGCAGCGCCTGCGCGTTAAGGGAAAAGGCTTGGTCGGCAAAAAGGAAACCGGCGATTTGTATGCCGTGATCAAGGTCATGATGCCGCCGAAGCCGGACGAAAAGAGTGCTGCGCTGTGGCAACAGCTGGCGGAAACCCAGGCGAGCTTTGATCCGCGCAAAGAGTGGAGTAAGCAAAATGGCTAA
- a CDS encoding type II toxin-antitoxin system RelB/DinJ family antitoxin: MTRDSIVQARIDTNLKQRAEAVFKEMGMTVSEGIRMFLGRIVKEGAMPEELLNGSSANREQPCYQAYNDILSQLEYPETQRNYSQYKSEKLGNMLNTDNRS, from the coding sequence ATGACACGCGATAGCATTGTTCAGGCGCGAATTGACACGAACTTAAAACAACGCGCAGAAGCGGTATTCAAAGAGATGGGCATGACCGTTTCTGAAGGCATTCGGATGTTCCTTGGCCGCATAGTGAAAGAGGGAGCCATGCCGGAAGAACTGCTCAATGGCAGTAGCGCTAACCGCGAACAACCTTGCTACCAGGCTTATAATGATATTCTGTCCCAGCTGGAATATCCTGAAACCCAGCGTAACTATTCTCAATATAAATCAGAAAAACTAGGGAATATGTTGAATACCGATAATCGCAGTTAG
- a CDS encoding HdeD family acid-resistance protein, with protein sequence MLNMGPRRSLIIDEQSLKKQRTPLLIISILLLLGGIFCLFSPFASGAALSMVMGIFLLLSGFGLIFGMLANRVQNTWPLIGGILLGVAYLIIGYVFITNPAVGIFAMAVYLAVLFALGGIVRLIAGYKLREVSGSWLQYVIGILDLIIAWMLFSADPMTSVVLVTTIVGIEMLFSSFGLFQVARQLKRS encoded by the coding sequence AACAAAGCTTAAAGAAACAACGTACCCCGCTGTTAATCATCTCAATATTGCTCTTATTAGGCGGCATTTTTTGCCTGTTCAGCCCCTTCGCTTCCGGTGCCGCGCTCAGTATGGTCATGGGCATTTTCTTGCTGCTGAGTGGTTTCGGTCTCATTTTCGGCATGTTGGCTAACCGAGTGCAAAATACCTGGCCGCTGATCGGCGGTATTTTGCTGGGGGTGGCTTATCTTATTATCGGCTACGTGTTTATCACCAACCCGGCGGTAGGCATTTTCGCCATGGCGGTCTATCTTGCCGTGTTGTTCGCTCTGGGCGGCATTGTTCGACTGATAGCCGGCTATAAGCTCCGTGAAGTCAGCGGCAGCTGGCTGCAATACGTGATTGGTATTTTGGATCTGATCATTGCCTGGATGCTGTTCAGTGCCGATCCAATGACCTCCGTGGTGTTGGTCACCACCATTGTCGGTATTGAAATGCTGTTCAGCTCCTTTGGCCTGTTCCAGGTAGCCCGACAGTTGAAACGCTCGTGA
- the cbpM gene encoding chaperone modulator CbpM: MANLKVTFTITEFCLHTGVTEDELTEIVGLGVIEPRNPATEEWIFDDRALITFHRAQQLHHELALDWPGIAVTLTLLEEIEQLRKENSQLHQRLARFVTKA, from the coding sequence ATGGCTAACCTAAAAGTAACTTTCACCATTACCGAGTTTTGTCTGCATACCGGTGTGACTGAGGATGAGCTAACGGAGATTGTCGGCTTGGGCGTTATAGAGCCGCGCAACCCGGCAACGGAAGAGTGGATCTTTGACGATCGCGCCTTGATCACTTTCCATCGCGCTCAGCAATTGCACCATGAACTGGCGCTGGACTGGCCGGGCATTGCTGTCACCCTGACATTGCTCGAAGAGATTGAGCAGTTACGTAAAGAGAACAGCCAGTTGCACCAACGGCTGGCGCGGTTCGTCACCAAAGCCTGA